The Haliotis asinina isolate JCU_RB_2024 chromosome 3, JCU_Hal_asi_v2, whole genome shotgun sequence genome segment AACATTCACGTCCGGGGCTGTGCTGCATACTCGGAAGACAACCAGTGCTGTTGCGTGTGGCATTGCCTGTTACCGACTGGGAACATGCGGCTCCTTTAACAGTAGACTGGAGTCTGATGATACATTCACCTGTGACCTCCTGTCCGATATCCCGCTGTCTCCCATGACGGACCTGTCTCCTGTAGCTGGAGCCGAGTACTATGAACAGgtgggatgagtgagtgagtgagtttgggttaaTGCCGACTAAACAGTATCTCCTTATATCAAGGCCTGTATACTTGGTCTGAGAGGAAGTCTCGACTAATGCCGACTAAACAGTATCTCCTTACATCAATGCCTGTATGCTTGGTCTGGGAGGAAGCCTGTTGTAAAAGTGGACTTTTGAGCACTATAatttgtgaccttgacctgtaTTTAGTTCTTGCATGAAAACAGCAGTGTGAAATGTCCTCTACACATCAAGGTACGTCTGTTTGGCGGAGCCTCATTAAATACCTTAATACGGTTTTGATGTCATCACACCCTGGCTTTGGAATGTTTCATATGGCCTGTAACAGGTCTACTACATTTCTGAAGGTATTTTCCAGACATGTCAACCCCTCCTCAATCCAACTGCAGCCGCAGAGGTCACCGAAGAGGGCCAGGATAATACCGGGCTCGTGTACCTGGCCAGTAACAACGGTCTGGACGTGACACTCGTCAACATGTCTGACACCTACGAGGTGGTATCTGTGACCAAAGTGGCAACGGTAGAACAGATGAGCAGCGGGAAGTTTACACAGATACACGGTACAAGTAATGTCCGCCTGGAGAACGGAACCGACTTGGAAGTCTTCATAATAGGTACTGTAAGTCATTTATATATCTGTAACTTCTTTGTATACTAATTCACAACCAGAAACACATGCGTGTTAGACATTTCTGCCCCGTCAGTGAAACAGTTCGGCAAATAAAAGTTTGATCAGACAAATATCCTCTTGTTTGGGCCACTTTAGCCGCTTGTATACTTGCGCCTCTCTCAAAGTTAAAAGCAGATAATTTCACAACGAGATATACTTTACGTGCACAGATTTTCCGTTAATACGTACAACTAACCCAGCTGAGGTCACGTGATACTTCGGGTATCTCTGGATGGGTCCCTTTATGTTTCTGCGATAAAATAATTGAGGTAAAGTGACAGCTAAAAGTTCCCCAGTGCAATATCCGTTAAGTTCTGATACTGTAACTGGAGGAGGAGCGCTCTTGTACGCATTCATTTTCACTGTTGTTTAAAGTCGTTGTAGTAAGTAGATTTGTTGCAGGGTCTGAAGTCAGATGCACTTTCGAGAAACCAGACTTGGaaccatgtttttcatctatCCAAGTACCAATGGTCACCATATTTGATACTGATGACATCACGGCGTTGTTAGAAACCAAGACCCATGTCGGACTGATGGCGTTCAGCTACTCTAAGATCACTGTCGTTGACATCTTGTCTCCTGGGACTTGGGTCGTCAACAGGACTATTGACCTGTCTCCTGGCAACAAGCCGCCCGGATGGACGAACATCCCACAAGGACTGGTTGGTGCCGCTTGGCTCGTCAGGGAAAACACCACGGGAACGGAGGTGTATGACACGGCGTTACTGATAACCAAAGATTACTACGTCGTGTACGACTTCCCCAACGATAAGCTACTGAAGAGAGGCCACTTGTGTGCACCTGCTTAAGAAAGTTCCGTCgtaaaatagatatatgcttttTTCCTTCATAAACTGATAATTAACTAGCAGAATGAAgtctaaaactgaaatattgaacaaCCACTGATTCATCTACCaagttttcattatttgttCACGTATGCTATGCTCCATTTCACACtagaacgtttcacaatacaaaaGAAACTAGGCTGCGCAATACAACCGGTTTACCGGTATATACCCATTCAGCCATGTAAAAGATACGTATTGCGATACGCTGATCGGAAATCGTTTTTTTGACATGCGATCTGAAAACTTCGTAGCACTCGGAGATCTTCGGATATTTCCGTTTTTCACACCGAAAGTTAATGTAAGTTCGCTGTAAGTTGTattcttctttattgttcaAGTGTATCGCAGTGTTTTGGATCTGAATGTTGTCAATATTAACTCATTAATGACGATTGATATACGATGTGTTCTGTCTTGATCAAGTTGCCGTCTAAAATTTCAGGGTTTTTTTGAGGGTGGAGATTTGTAATGATCATCAATCATAGTGATTTTGTTGTGATTTTGCTTTATAAACCAAGCATTGACGCTATTATAAGTAGTTATCGCAATATATCGCAGTATGAAATTTCTCTGCAATACCCACCCCTATAGGAAACATGCGATAAAGGTAAAAGATCGAGATCTAAACTATGATTTCAGAAACCAGCAACTGTAAGCTTATTTTTGTAATAAACATAGTTTATTCACATGCCAGTGTTATGACATGATGTCAGACATATTTCATTGTGTCGACATATGATGTGTCGAACTTTCTGTTGTTTCTAAGTATAAGCTTGCTTCCTGCCAATTCTTTAGTTAGTTATATACCGACGTACTTACATAGGTCCCTACAGCTTCGACAAAGCGGTGTTCGACTGTAACAGGTGTTAATGTTGCTTATAGATTATTTCAAAGTGACAAAGTACACTGCCTTGATATAGAAGGCCAAAagtgaaatggttttcaatgGCGAGGTATTTGATGGGATCGCAGACGACAGTATATAATGCTATTGTGGAGTGATTCATAGACTAAGTCATTTCAATAGTTTTCTTtataaaacttcatttattcaaacgatctatttgtttcaatatgtgTCCAAAGTGCACCAAatttctatcccctttgtctatgtaatgtatttagCAAACATTCAAGCAGGGCAGTtcaattcaaaacaaacacacaatttCAGGAACCTATACAAAAACTAATGGccaattttgaaatgttgaacCTTTGAATGTGCCATTGTCATAATTCACTTGAAACTTCGGGATATACAATACATCTAAAATCTGTAAATTCCCTATAACTACACACGTACACGCATGTATACATGGTATCATAATACAAAcgcaataaataaacaatacacACAGAAGTAGTCATAAACAAATGCCAGTTTACTCAACTAAGTTCCATTTGATTGCAGTCTTCATCCTCGCTTATATGATAACCTAGAGAAATGGCTTTCTTTTTATGTACATTTGTCAAAAAATTGAATCGGCTTTCACGCTTATGGGaacggtggggtagcatagtggttacgTCGTCCGCTCATTACGCAGacgaccagggttcgattccccacatggacacaatgtgtgaggtccatttctggtgtcccccacagcGATATTGCTGCAACTTTAGAACTGatgctcaaagcggcgtaaagctaaactcgctcactcactcgctcactcagacTTACAGTGGATGGCCGCATTGGTTgctaaatattttcattcacgAGGTCCGAGGTCTGAGGTCCGTATGTCACAGATGAGGAGCGCCTGGCAATGGCAAGCTCCCACCCTAAACCTCACATGTAAACCACGTGGGTTCTAACAACCCCACCTTAACCCCAAGAATTCGAACCCAAGAGCATACAATGAGCGTAATCCACTGCCATGTCAGTACCTACTATAGAAATCAAATGGAGCCCACTACAGCGGTAACAAGATCCGACAAAAGCCTCCACTGAAAGACAGACAATGCTAATTATGAAGTAGTCAAAGGCAACATATGATACATTTGTGATTTCACCTTAAAAGGCAGTTCTAAATGGCATTATGTGTTCACAGCAGGGACCAAGGCGGGGTGCCAATATCCACTTGTGAGAAAAGTACACAAAGTAAGTGATTTAGGATAAATCTTGCCAGGCTTCCATGTTTGCAAGTCTCTTTGGCTGAGTGGATTAGATCGTTGACCTTGTGTGCTTCCGATTAGGTGTCTTTCTCCGAATATGTGCGTACGAACGCCGGATTGGACTTTACTGAGTGTAATTCCAAATGTAAGATATGTTTCACTATTTAAGACCTGGAACATATACAGTTGAAGCTCCGTATTTCTACCTCAGTTACTACTTGAACTCCACCTGAATTCAGACAGGAAAGTAAGCACAGCTTCACAGAGCAGGTGCTCGAATCTCACCATGAATATACGTCACCTGTTTACTCCACTACATATACGTGAGTCACGTGATGATAAAAGCACGGCCATGCGTATGGAGGCAATAAATCTTGCAACGGAAattctattctttcatttagCTGAacagtcaaacaacattactgCACGACTTTCCGAACAGAGAAGATGATGACGATGTATTTCTAATGTAAATTGCCCAGCTGCACCTGTTTACACGTCTGCCGGCCACTTAGTTCGTGCAGCATGCCCCGAGTGCCATTTGAGATCCACTCTAGTACCTAGTCAAATTTTTCTCACATCAAATATTTAGTCGTATGCTTTCAAAAATGACTTGTCTACTTCATGTTGAGAATTGTTTCTCGAATGTTCCGAATTGCTCTATATTTTCTTCATAGGTTCGCTGGGGCATGCGTGAAATAGTTAGTTGCGCATGCGTTCTGCTTTGAACCGTTGTTTCAGAAGGGCCATTCTGGTACATGCATGGACTGCGTAGTGCTTCTGCCATCTGACACACACACTTGTCCTCTTCAAGCTGCAGGGGGTACTTGATTTGTGTACACACATGGAAATAACTGGCTGGTGGAAGGTAGTCTGCCAGTACATTGTATCCGTTTACCTGTAATATAAATGGTTGTGAATTGTCCGTCTCCTGCATCTCGAGTGGAATCGGTGGAGGTGTCAGGCTAGACCTGGCCCTTAAGGTGTTCTCCCATATTTGCTACCTTATACTACCCATTTTCAATAGAATTGATTTCTCcaaatgtgaagtttcttttatttgttcagtatataaatatTTGCTGTCTTCGACTGAAGCCTAATTTACATTTGAGTTGTTTGCTGTTGTCACATTCAAAAGTTCGACTCAAACAGTATTAACTACATGAAGTTTTTACGTATGTCAGGGACTCGCTGTTTCAGTTTCTTGTAGAGTAGAGCATTCCTCCTCCGCATTCTTCATTATGTCAACCCATAACATATGCTGATGTTACAGGGGTGCCAGTGGTCTCCAATCTCAACGGGTAAGTCCAATCCACGAACTGAATGCTCGAGTCTATAATGCTTGACTGTGCTTTTAGACCACGTGGTCGTGCGTGCCTTGGATATAGTCCAAGCTCTACTGAACAGCCCTTATTCACCATCGATCTGCTGATTTTCATCTATCCTTGTGAAACTGTAGTTGACAGTTTTCAGATGGAATATTAAACACATTGGACACAAGAAACGTATAGACACGTTCATGTTGCACTTATCAATTACTAGTGAAATCAGAGAAATGACCGTCCGTAAAACAATACACCCAAATCAGAAATTGACCATCCTTTCTTTGTTACAGGTCACATAACGACATGACAACCTTGATCCCTCTCACGCTGCTTACATTGCTATGGCTGTCAAGGAAAGTTACTGGCATTTCTCAAAGTTATTTTGTGCGCGTTTCCGATCCTGACAGATCTTTCACTTCCGGTCCTGTCATTAGGACAGTGAGCGTACCCGGTCTTAGTGATTGCATCTTAGAATGCCTTCGCATTGGGAGCTGCCTTGGTGTCAACATTGGACCGGAAGTGGAGTATGCCTTTAGGTGTGAGCTTCTCTTTGCCATCCCCGTCTCCCCTATGAGGAACCTGACTGCAACACCAGGGATTGACTACTTTGAAAAGGTGGGTACTGGAGACACTCTCAGAAGATAAAGCTTTAAGTCGAACATGGCAAAATACATCACGCTCTGATTTTTTTCTCCCACGACACCAGTTTGTACTTTGACACACGCCCCATTTTATTAGAGTGTATAGGCAGATCTTTCAAATCTCCCATACTTCGTTTATCAGAGACTGCCGCTTTGCACATTATCCCAGGAAATGATAtagcatttcatttttttaaaaagaaattaccGTATACTGTTTACTTACTGCTACATTTACTTCAAAAACTGAATATGTATATGAAGAACGGCGTGGCTTAATCTTAAGATTATGATTTAGTTAGCTATGAATATCTGGCTTGGTGTAGAACTGACATGGAACTTTGCAATCCAGAAGTCAAGAGGAATTTACCTGTCATCAGGTTATCCACTTAAGAAAGACATTGATAGTACGGTTGCATGGCGAACACAGTTTTCATTTAAAGATTGCATTATTTGATATGTCACTGATAACAACACTTTTGAGAAACAGTCAATGCTACTTGAACTTGCTTCTTATCCTCCTAAACAGACATGTGAGACGATGTTTTACCCCACGATGGCGACAGGATATATCACTACAGGGTACCAGCTCGTCCACAACTCCATCCACATCGATGACAACCTTGGCAGGACGTACGCTTTCAACCTTTCCGATACTTACGAAGCACCCAGTCTTGACTATGTAAGCACGAGaagcagtctggaccagatgcaGAGCATGGCTGGTATTATAGTTGGAGATGGAGTGCGTGAAGTCAGCGTGATTGGTAAGTGCAGACATTAAGTTCTGGATTCATATTGGGTGACTGAGTGTGTAAGTGTATACGTGTGTTGGGTATTTATAAGCGATGTCACCAAAAAAATCACCTCGTTCTCACAACAGATAATGATCGAGTTTGGGTTGGTGGTGTTCTGGATTGGTGAGTGTTGACAAGCTGATGCTATTGTTAGGTTATTTTCTATATTTCTTGGTGGCACGTCCTATTTGGTTGATTGTAGTCATTTGATTCTTGTATGTTACATAGCCGGA includes the following:
- the LOC137277273 gene encoding uncharacterized protein, yielding MWTVLLPSLLLLREVRAEHLFVRISDADRTFTSGAVLHTRKTTSAVACGIACYRLGTCGSFNSRLESDDTFTCDLLSDIPLSPMTDLSPVAGAEYYEQTCQPLLNPTAAAEVTEEGQDNTGLVYLASNNGLDVTLVNMSDTYEVVSVTKVATVEQMSSGKFTQIHGTSNVRLENGTDLEVFIIGSEVRCTFEKPDLEPCFSSIQVPMVTIFDTDDITALLETKTHVGLMAFSYSKITVVDILSPGTWVVNRTIDLSPGNKPPGWTNIPQGLVGAAWLVRENTTGTEVYDTALLITKDYYVVYDFPNDKLLKRGHLCAPA